The following are encoded together in the Bombus affinis isolate iyBomAffi1 chromosome 6, iyBomAffi1.2, whole genome shotgun sequence genome:
- the LOC126917380 gene encoding uncharacterized protein LOC126917380 isoform X3, whose product MVSPSKIQHQEHKQPSRENKLNKHSHVRTKKELKSLEGKTFYLDIKNHATTAKIEAKIKDLGGVIELFLIRSVDLVISDRVDKTGYINFEKHKWGCASGGSGGPPSLRSLETPAPMPTPPTSFFSPECPLSNTTNLRGQTTQRSKSRVEAMLERALIQPQQCSVDPLYNAQNWGIPIWAIDKLQSWLDKIYSSVKDTNYLKQLRHSHQQSSTKDIKVRHLKGPYLKFESFQRNTRPVFVELPVWPTLNFHGDPGSCPFNTKRREKLEKLRKEVKENREGIPVINQEEKKEMTRRPRATVRTRRTEQLASGYCEICRIRYRDLAKHVQSDQHLSFVQNDDNFLSLDKLINAGANVEAFLKLNRGKNIEKDCNLFSNGDRNLHDTVLPEGKVNRNAKSLGDFDVGDIKMVQRNGARRNLSLRLNSSHNLRTRTRHESGHLLRSKGSPWHEADKTEKFYDEFEGFTIKKRAKGTIWIEEDEPGDKYIEEDELKESKQNEYKIKTFSAELEEKCCNEKNCETYNKLKDTNNQDIQRTINCNNEENSIENDTERIKQEQTLTRSKNHDQINGNIKNSCNENLLSTNDNSRIKPCKVSSGNETLKELTCKLQLENTPSSAKRLSEHNDINTGTICNGHSVRDEQKINKTLNNTEKNEAAKEEKSKCCKSNRRGSRSVRGRHRLSVEERLIEDNRAYYKVEVLGSKLRSSVLSNNNSQCTVQKDGDSEEKKEVPSSEKPVVVRFKRVRKSELSLLSDEAESFMFRELKRDDSSEISDDEQSSVLPRDTESECNNSGNSICPSSFLTSSSPVKSETTEDDSQDSLSLGRARKKRRTQAEALIKDNVDYYKFETPGSRLRYQAPLTGIKENQEKIEGNTVEKGIEIAKVYPSKPSPEVEKMQFSFEAVPKSEPWYQTYQRQDEGAEFWHYFSEGDSQKPFLLPYEIENFHEILIKNQNRAENKRKGRGRSMGCIGRSPRKSPRCHASTLAIMSTIIRKREQQQQSSNLYTIDECQSIRSHANTPRPDQKTELKSDVDEDLKEMVKSIDEMLNNANDSFELIESFEPDTTQMELNFYEPNIPRGPPPNLLELLDSCHDIVNYLENSSCASSECGEGSVESPLKRRKKRKNRTGWPGIKMKRRLQSKPLVDINCDRENLVEKNIGQSEKDCNVQVTNMSNRLTEEGNIKIGTSVTSSITQDEQSLGFGQRKDDGRLFEVYTSNISSNTRHDENEKKDVHLHLIYATRLTGISY is encoded by the exons ATGGTATCGCCATCCAAAATTCAACATCAGGAGCACAAGCAGCCATcaagagaaaataaattaaacaaacACTCAC ATGTTCGTACAAAAAAGGAACTGAAATCATTGGAAGGAAAGACGTTTTACTTGGATATCAAGAATCATGCTACTACAGCTAAAATAGAAGCTAAGATTAAAGATTTGGGAGGA gtaatagaattatttttaatacgGAGTGTAGACCTGGTGATTAGTGACAGAGTAGACAAGACTGGTTACATAAATTTTGAAAAACATAAATGGGGTTGTGCCAGTGGAGGCAGCGGGGGACCTCCCTCGCTGAGGAGTTTAGAAACTCCAGCCCCCATGCCAACTCCTCCAACATCATTTTTTAGTCCTGAATGCCCCTTGTCTAATACAACCAATCTACGGGGTCAAACTACCCAAAGATCT AAATCGCGGGTGGAGGCAATGTTGGAGCGTGCTCTGATACAGCCACAACAGTGTTCCGTGGATCCACTCTACAACGCTCAAAATTGGGGAATTCCTATTTGGGCAATTGATAAACTTCAGTCTTGGCTTGACAAAATCTACTCATCTGTTAAAGACAcgaattatttgaaacaattaaGACACTCGCATCAACAGAGTTCAACTAAAGATATAAAGGTCAGACACCTCAAGGGTCCTTATCTGAAATTTGAATCCTTTCAGAG GAATACTAGACCTGTATTTGTTGAACTACCTGTGTGGCCAACATTGAATTTTCACGGTGATCCAGGCTCTTGTCCTTTCAATACAAAGAGACGAGAAAAACTGGAAAAATTAAGGAAAGAAGTAAAAGAAAACAGGGAAGGTATTCCGGTTATCAACCAAGAGGAG aaaaaagaaatgacTCGGCGACCACGAGCAACTGTCCGCACTCGAAGAACAGAACAATTAGCTTCCGGTTATTGTGAAATTTGCCGCATTAGATATAGAGATCTGGCCAAACATGTGCAAAGCGATCAGCATCTTAGCTTTGTTCAAAATGATGATAATTTCTTGTCTTTGGATAAATTGATCAATGCAGGAGCCAATGTAGaagcatttttaaaattaaacagaGGAAAAAATATAGA AAAAGATTGCAATTTGTTTTCCAATGGCGATCGTAATCTTCATGACACAGTATTGCCAGAAGGGAAGGTTAATAGAAATGCAAAAAGTTTAGGGGATTTTGACGTTGGAGACATAAAGATGGTACAACGTAATGGCGCACGTCGGAATCTCAGTTTAAGATTAAATTCTTCTCATAATTTACGTACACGTACAAGACATGAAAGCGGCCATTTATTAAGATCAAAAGGTAGTCCCTGGCATGAAGCTGATAAAACGGAGAAGTTCTATGACGAATTCGAAGGTTTTACTATCAAAAAGCGAGCGAAAGGGACAATTTGGATCGAAGAAGATGAACCAGGAGACAAATATATAGAAGAAGACGAATTAAAAGAATCTAAGCAAAATGAATACAAAATTAAAACATTCTCGGCGGAATTAGAAGAAAAATGTTGTAATGAGAAAAATTGTGAAACATATAACAAACTTAAAGATACTAACAATCAGGACATACAAAGGACAATAAATTGTAATAACGAAGAAAATAGTATTGAAAATGATACCGAAcgcatcaaacaagaacaaacTCTTACAAGGAGTAAAAATCATGATCAAATTAATGGAAACATAAAAAATAGTTGTAATGAAAATCTTTTAAGTACAAATGATAACAGTCGTATTAAACCTTGTAAAGTTTCGTCTGGAAACGAAACTTTAAAAGAATTGACTTGCAAATTACAGTTAGAAAATACTCCATCAAGTGCAAAAAGGTTATCAGAGCACAATGATATCAATACAGGCACAATCTGTAATGGCCATTCTGTAAGGGATGaacagaaaattaataaaacacTGAATAATACAGAAAAGAACGAAGCAGCAAAAGAAGAGAAATCAAAATGTTGCAAGTCAAATAGAAGAGGTAGTCGGAGCGTCAGAGGGCGGCACAGATTGTCCGTTGAAGAACGTTTGATTGAAGATAATCGTGCATATTATAAAGTGGAAGTGTTAGGAAGTAAGTTAAGATCGAGTGTATTGTCAAACAATAATTCCCAATGTACAGTTCAAAAGGATGGGGATAGTGAAGAAAAGAAGGAAGTGCCATCTAGTGAGAAACCAGTCGTTGTACGATTTAAACGTGTAAGAAAGTCGGAACTATCATTACTAAGCGATGAAGCGGAATCTTTTATGTTTAGGGAACTTAAACGAGATGATTCGAGTGAAATAAGCGATGACGAACAGAGTAGCGTATTACCAAGGGATACTGAAAGTGAGTGCAACAATAGCGGCAATTCTATCTGCCCTAGCTCATTCTTAACTTCTAGTTCACCTGTAAAATCGGAAACTACCGAAGACGATTCTCAAGACTCTTTAAGTTTGGGACGAGCTAGAAAAAAAAGACGGACACAAGCAGAAGCGCTGATCAAAGATAATGTTGATTATTACAAATTCGAAACTCCTGGTAGCAGATTAAGGTATCAGGCACCTCTAACTGGTATTAAGGAAAATCAGGAAAAAATAGAAGGTAATACTGTCGAGAAAGGTATAGAAATAGCAAAGGTGTATCCGTCCAAACCCTCACCAGAGGTTGAAAAAATGCAATTTTCTTTTGAAGCCGTACCAAAGTCTGAACCATGGTATCAAACGTATCAGCGGCAAGATGAAGGAGCAGAATTTTGGCACTATTTTAGCGAAGGGGACTCACAAAAGCCATTTCTTTTACCatatgaaattgaaaattttcacgaaattttgataaaaaacCAAAATAGAgcggaaaataaaagaaaaggtCGCGGACGGAGTATGGGTTGTATTGGACGATCTCCTAGGAAAAGTCCTCGTTGTCATGCTTCCACATTAGCTATTATGTCAACAATTATAAGAAAAAGAGAACAGCAACAACAATCTTCGaatttgtacacgatagatgaATGCCAATCCATCAGGTCACATGCAAATACTCCTAGACCTGATCAGAAAACCGAGTTGAAATCTGATGTGGATGAAGATCTAAAAGAAATGGTAAAAAGTATCGACGAGATGCTTAATAATGCAAACGATAGTTTTGAGTTGATTGAATCATTCGAGCCAGATACAACACAGATGGAATTGAATTTTTATGAACCAAATATCCCAAGAGGACCACCTCCAAACTTGCTTGAATTATTGGACAGTTGTCACGATATCGTAAACTATTTAGAAAATTCATCATGCGCAAGTTCCGAGTGTGGTGAGGGAAGTGTCGAGTCACCtttaaaacgaagaaagaagaggaaaaatagAACAGGATGGCCTGGAATTAAAATGAAGAGAAGACTCCAAAGCAAACCTCTGGTAGATATAAACTGTGACAGGGAAAACCTAGTGGAGAAAAATATAGGGCAGAGCGAGAAGGATTGTAATGTGCAGGTTACGAATATGTCTAATAGATTAACGGAAGAAGGTAATATTAAAATAGGTACGTCCGTTACGAGTTCCATCACACAAGATGAACAGTCATTAGGCTTCGGCCAGAGGAAGGACGACGGACGTTTATTCGAAGTGTATACCTCGAATATTTCTTCTAATACGCGTCACGACGAAAACGAGAAGAAAGAC GTTCACTTACATCTGATATATGCAACGAGACTGACAGGAATTTCATATTGA
- the LOC126917380 gene encoding uncharacterized protein LOC126917380 isoform X1, with protein MVSPSKIQHQEHKQPSRENKLNKHSHVRTKKELKSLEGKTFYLDIKNHATTAKIEAKIKDLGGVIELFLIRSVDLVISDRVDKTGYINFEKHKWGCASGGSGGPPSLRSLETPAPMPTPPTSFFSPECPLSNTTNLRGQTTQRSKSRVEAMLERALIQPQQCSVDPLYNAQNWGIPIWAIDKLQSWLDKIYSSVKDTNYLKQLRHSHQQSSTKDIKVRHLKGPYLKFESFQRNTRPVFVELPVWPTLNFHGDPGSCPFNTKRREKLEKLRKEVKENREGIPVINQEEKKEMTRRPRATVRTRRTEQLASGYCEICRIRYRDLAKHVQSDQHLSFVQNDDNFLSLDKLINAGANVEAFLKLNRGKNIEKDCNLFSNGDRNLHDTVLPEGKVNRNAKSLGDFDVGDIKMVQRNGARRNLSLRLNSSHNLRTRTRHESGHLLRSKGSPWHEADKTEKFYDEFEGFTIKKRAKGTIWIEEDEPGDKYIEEDELKESKQNEYKIKTFSAELEEKCCNEKNCETYNKLKDTNNQDIQRTINCNNEENSIENDTERIKQEQTLTRSKNHDQINGNIKNSCNENLLSTNDNSRIKPCKVSSGNETLKELTCKLQLENTPSSAKRLSEHNDINTGTICNGHSVRDEQKINKTLNNTEKNEAAKEEKSKCCKSNRRGSRSVRGRHRLSVEERLIEDNRAYYKVEVLGSKLRSSVLSNNNSQCTVQKDGDSEEKKEVPSSEKPVVVRFKRVRKSELSLLSDEAESFMFRELKRDDSSEISDDEQSSVLPRDTESECNNSGNSICPSSFLTSSSPVKSETTEDDSQDSLSLGRARKKRRTQAEALIKDNVDYYKFETPGSRLRYQAPLTGIKENQEKIEGNTVEKGIEIAKVYPSKPSPEVEKMQFSFEAVPKSEPWYQTYQRQDEGAEFWHYFSEGDSQKPFLLPYEIENFHEILIKNQNRAENKRKGRGRSMGCIGRSPRKSPRCHASTLAIMSTIIRKREQQQQSSNLYTIDECQSIRSHANTPRPDQKTELKSDVDEDLKEMVKSIDEMLNNANDSFELIESFEPDTTQMELNFYEPNIPRGPPPNLLELLDSCHDIVNYLENSSCASSECGEGSVESPLKRRKKRKNRTGWPGIKMKRRLQSKPLVDINCDRENLVEKNIGQSEKDCNVQVTNMSNRLTEEGNIKIGTSVTSSITQDEQSLGFGQRKDDGRLFEVYTSNISSNTRHDENEKKDVSIAVPDNSMLHTTNAESCTGSLTSDICNETDRNFILNKDYGFRKNLSKIEEISENDHGNDENHENVFRKDVHSISERRFISNTTIKKRQHDNTSSETCESRVEHENHEILCRKDAETKIVSRKHHNTNGLPRKRQQKTHSENSDSEIEQHHRLHHHHHHHLHHSNVYKRNRVTSRKRICAKKRTRKTDISSDTVFEDENCKKDSYLSITCKKQQTIKGTKRRADTMSSETQDSEVDCALSGHVSPTIITTSELEQRRSSIEFQPVVRMMKIDDQVEMDHSILSVTIASNRRLRSSSSPRSNTQPPKKRLKTNRGQFGRWLKSS; from the exons ATGGTATCGCCATCCAAAATTCAACATCAGGAGCACAAGCAGCCATcaagagaaaataaattaaacaaacACTCAC ATGTTCGTACAAAAAAGGAACTGAAATCATTGGAAGGAAAGACGTTTTACTTGGATATCAAGAATCATGCTACTACAGCTAAAATAGAAGCTAAGATTAAAGATTTGGGAGGA gtaatagaattatttttaatacgGAGTGTAGACCTGGTGATTAGTGACAGAGTAGACAAGACTGGTTACATAAATTTTGAAAAACATAAATGGGGTTGTGCCAGTGGAGGCAGCGGGGGACCTCCCTCGCTGAGGAGTTTAGAAACTCCAGCCCCCATGCCAACTCCTCCAACATCATTTTTTAGTCCTGAATGCCCCTTGTCTAATACAACCAATCTACGGGGTCAAACTACCCAAAGATCT AAATCGCGGGTGGAGGCAATGTTGGAGCGTGCTCTGATACAGCCACAACAGTGTTCCGTGGATCCACTCTACAACGCTCAAAATTGGGGAATTCCTATTTGGGCAATTGATAAACTTCAGTCTTGGCTTGACAAAATCTACTCATCTGTTAAAGACAcgaattatttgaaacaattaaGACACTCGCATCAACAGAGTTCAACTAAAGATATAAAGGTCAGACACCTCAAGGGTCCTTATCTGAAATTTGAATCCTTTCAGAG GAATACTAGACCTGTATTTGTTGAACTACCTGTGTGGCCAACATTGAATTTTCACGGTGATCCAGGCTCTTGTCCTTTCAATACAAAGAGACGAGAAAAACTGGAAAAATTAAGGAAAGAAGTAAAAGAAAACAGGGAAGGTATTCCGGTTATCAACCAAGAGGAG aaaaaagaaatgacTCGGCGACCACGAGCAACTGTCCGCACTCGAAGAACAGAACAATTAGCTTCCGGTTATTGTGAAATTTGCCGCATTAGATATAGAGATCTGGCCAAACATGTGCAAAGCGATCAGCATCTTAGCTTTGTTCAAAATGATGATAATTTCTTGTCTTTGGATAAATTGATCAATGCAGGAGCCAATGTAGaagcatttttaaaattaaacagaGGAAAAAATATAGA AAAAGATTGCAATTTGTTTTCCAATGGCGATCGTAATCTTCATGACACAGTATTGCCAGAAGGGAAGGTTAATAGAAATGCAAAAAGTTTAGGGGATTTTGACGTTGGAGACATAAAGATGGTACAACGTAATGGCGCACGTCGGAATCTCAGTTTAAGATTAAATTCTTCTCATAATTTACGTACACGTACAAGACATGAAAGCGGCCATTTATTAAGATCAAAAGGTAGTCCCTGGCATGAAGCTGATAAAACGGAGAAGTTCTATGACGAATTCGAAGGTTTTACTATCAAAAAGCGAGCGAAAGGGACAATTTGGATCGAAGAAGATGAACCAGGAGACAAATATATAGAAGAAGACGAATTAAAAGAATCTAAGCAAAATGAATACAAAATTAAAACATTCTCGGCGGAATTAGAAGAAAAATGTTGTAATGAGAAAAATTGTGAAACATATAACAAACTTAAAGATACTAACAATCAGGACATACAAAGGACAATAAATTGTAATAACGAAGAAAATAGTATTGAAAATGATACCGAAcgcatcaaacaagaacaaacTCTTACAAGGAGTAAAAATCATGATCAAATTAATGGAAACATAAAAAATAGTTGTAATGAAAATCTTTTAAGTACAAATGATAACAGTCGTATTAAACCTTGTAAAGTTTCGTCTGGAAACGAAACTTTAAAAGAATTGACTTGCAAATTACAGTTAGAAAATACTCCATCAAGTGCAAAAAGGTTATCAGAGCACAATGATATCAATACAGGCACAATCTGTAATGGCCATTCTGTAAGGGATGaacagaaaattaataaaacacTGAATAATACAGAAAAGAACGAAGCAGCAAAAGAAGAGAAATCAAAATGTTGCAAGTCAAATAGAAGAGGTAGTCGGAGCGTCAGAGGGCGGCACAGATTGTCCGTTGAAGAACGTTTGATTGAAGATAATCGTGCATATTATAAAGTGGAAGTGTTAGGAAGTAAGTTAAGATCGAGTGTATTGTCAAACAATAATTCCCAATGTACAGTTCAAAAGGATGGGGATAGTGAAGAAAAGAAGGAAGTGCCATCTAGTGAGAAACCAGTCGTTGTACGATTTAAACGTGTAAGAAAGTCGGAACTATCATTACTAAGCGATGAAGCGGAATCTTTTATGTTTAGGGAACTTAAACGAGATGATTCGAGTGAAATAAGCGATGACGAACAGAGTAGCGTATTACCAAGGGATACTGAAAGTGAGTGCAACAATAGCGGCAATTCTATCTGCCCTAGCTCATTCTTAACTTCTAGTTCACCTGTAAAATCGGAAACTACCGAAGACGATTCTCAAGACTCTTTAAGTTTGGGACGAGCTAGAAAAAAAAGACGGACACAAGCAGAAGCGCTGATCAAAGATAATGTTGATTATTACAAATTCGAAACTCCTGGTAGCAGATTAAGGTATCAGGCACCTCTAACTGGTATTAAGGAAAATCAGGAAAAAATAGAAGGTAATACTGTCGAGAAAGGTATAGAAATAGCAAAGGTGTATCCGTCCAAACCCTCACCAGAGGTTGAAAAAATGCAATTTTCTTTTGAAGCCGTACCAAAGTCTGAACCATGGTATCAAACGTATCAGCGGCAAGATGAAGGAGCAGAATTTTGGCACTATTTTAGCGAAGGGGACTCACAAAAGCCATTTCTTTTACCatatgaaattgaaaattttcacgaaattttgataaaaaacCAAAATAGAgcggaaaataaaagaaaaggtCGCGGACGGAGTATGGGTTGTATTGGACGATCTCCTAGGAAAAGTCCTCGTTGTCATGCTTCCACATTAGCTATTATGTCAACAATTATAAGAAAAAGAGAACAGCAACAACAATCTTCGaatttgtacacgatagatgaATGCCAATCCATCAGGTCACATGCAAATACTCCTAGACCTGATCAGAAAACCGAGTTGAAATCTGATGTGGATGAAGATCTAAAAGAAATGGTAAAAAGTATCGACGAGATGCTTAATAATGCAAACGATAGTTTTGAGTTGATTGAATCATTCGAGCCAGATACAACACAGATGGAATTGAATTTTTATGAACCAAATATCCCAAGAGGACCACCTCCAAACTTGCTTGAATTATTGGACAGTTGTCACGATATCGTAAACTATTTAGAAAATTCATCATGCGCAAGTTCCGAGTGTGGTGAGGGAAGTGTCGAGTCACCtttaaaacgaagaaagaagaggaaaaatagAACAGGATGGCCTGGAATTAAAATGAAGAGAAGACTCCAAAGCAAACCTCTGGTAGATATAAACTGTGACAGGGAAAACCTAGTGGAGAAAAATATAGGGCAGAGCGAGAAGGATTGTAATGTGCAGGTTACGAATATGTCTAATAGATTAACGGAAGAAGGTAATATTAAAATAGGTACGTCCGTTACGAGTTCCATCACACAAGATGAACAGTCATTAGGCTTCGGCCAGAGGAAGGACGACGGACGTTTATTCGAAGTGTATACCTCGAATATTTCTTCTAATACGCGTCACGACGAAAACGAGAAGAAAGACGTAAGTATAGCGGTTCCTGATAATTCCATGTTACATACAACAAATGCTGAATCCTGCACAGGTTCACTTACATCTGATATATGCAACGAGACTGACAGGAATTTCATATTGAACAAAGACTATGGATTCAGAAAAAATTTGTCGAAGATCGAAGAAATATCAGAAAATGATCACGGAAACGATGAAAATCACGAGAATGTGTTTCGGAAAGATGTTCATTCTATATCGGAACGTCGCTTTATCTCGAACACAACCATCAAGAAACGGCAACATGACAACACATCTTCCGAAACTTGTGAATCTCGTGTAGAACACGAAAATCATGAGATATTGTGTAGAAAGGACGCCGAGACCAAAATTGTTTCCAGGAAACATCATAATACTAACGGATTACCGAGAAAGAGACAGCAGAAGACTCATTCTGAAAACTCTGACTCTGAAATTGAACAGCATCATCGCCTCcatcatcatcaccatcacCACCTTCACCATAGTAATGTATATAAAAGGAACAGAGTAACTTCGCGAAAACGGATTTGCGCGAAGAAACGGACGAGAAAAACTGACATATCTTCAGATACAGTGTTCGAAGATGAGAATTGTAAAAAGGATTCCTATTTAAGTATTACATGTAAAAAGCAACAAACTATAAAAGGTACAAAACGACGAGCCGATACCATGTCATCGGAAACACAAGATTCTGAAGTCGATTGTGCATTATCGGGACATGTCAGCCCTACAATTATAACTACTTCAGAACTTGAACAAAGACGTTCGAGTATTGAGTTTCAACCAGTTGTTAGAATGATGAAAATCGACGATCAAGTTGAAATGGACCACAGTATTCTCTCGGTAACGATTGCAAGCAACAGACGGTTAAGAAGTTCCAGTTCTCCGAGATCGAATACTCAACCGCCGAAAAAACGTTTAAAGACCAACCGTGGTCAATTCGGAAGGTGGTTAAAAAGTAGCTGA